A portion of the Krasilnikovia cinnamomea genome contains these proteins:
- a CDS encoding winged helix-turn-helix domain-containing protein, with the protein MSVLAVADLHGSARPTPTRGRLGRRRTARLRPLPDNARSVTVTVTIGVGGSPEGERVLAALNDLVAAAGPRADIVVDGTEPLAADTPGAAPFGLAAPARPGVLRLDPRPRAVSRDGAALELSRLEYDLLLFFARNPQQVFSRSQLLAQVWGHTHTTARTVDVHVSRLRTKLGDADLITTVYGVGYRLADEARVQVIAAE; encoded by the coding sequence ATGTCCGTTCTCGCAGTCGCCGATCTCCATGGCTCCGCCCGTCCCACCCCTACGCGCGGGCGGTTGGGCCGGCGGCGAACAGCCCGGCTCCGGCCGTTGCCGGACAACGCGCGCTCGGTCACCGTGACGGTCACCATCGGCGTGGGCGGCTCGCCCGAGGGGGAGCGGGTCCTGGCCGCCCTGAACGACCTCGTCGCGGCGGCCGGGCCGCGCGCCGACATCGTCGTGGACGGCACCGAGCCGCTTGCCGCCGACACGCCCGGCGCGGCGCCGTTCGGGCTGGCCGCCCCCGCCCGGCCTGGTGTCCTGCGGCTCGATCCGCGCCCGCGCGCGGTGAGCCGCGACGGCGCGGCGCTGGAGCTCAGCCGCCTGGAGTACGACCTGCTGCTCTTCTTCGCCCGCAACCCGCAGCAGGTGTTCAGCCGCAGTCAGCTGCTGGCGCAGGTGTGGGGGCACACCCACACGACGGCCCGTACGGTGGACGTGCACGTCAGCCGTCTGCGCACCAAGCTGGGCGACGCCGACCTCATCACCACGGTCTACGGCGTCGGATACCGGCTGGCCGACGAGGCCCGGGTGCAGGTGATCGCGGCCGAGTGA
- a CDS encoding MBL fold metallo-hydrolase, whose amino-acid sequence MGATSVTWWGHSTMWLTDSDVALLTDPVLTDRLAHLRRMTGPTPRLAHAPDAVLLSHLHADHFHLPSLRAVPGEPVLVLPRGATDLVARGLGARYADRCVELLPGEQTVVRGVTVRAVRAAHDGGRAPWSRHRAIALGFVVEGAARTWYAGDTTLFDGMTAFGPLDLALVPVGGWGPTLDPHKHLNAATGAEALRLVRASWAVPVHYGTFWPLGLSRIRRHMFHEPGDAFARHAATSCPDTKVRVLAHGETLTIGPDA is encoded by the coding sequence GTGGGTGCTACGAGCGTCACGTGGTGGGGTCACAGCACGATGTGGCTGACCGACTCCGACGTCGCCCTGCTCACCGATCCCGTGCTCACCGACCGGCTGGCGCACCTGCGCCGGATGACCGGGCCGACGCCGCGGCTGGCGCACGCCCCCGACGCGGTGCTGCTGTCGCACCTGCACGCGGACCACTTCCACCTGCCGTCGCTGCGCGCGGTGCCGGGCGAGCCGGTGCTGGTCCTGCCGCGCGGCGCCACCGATCTGGTGGCCCGGGGCCTGGGCGCCCGGTACGCGGACCGGTGCGTCGAGCTGCTGCCGGGCGAGCAGACGGTGGTCCGGGGCGTGACGGTCCGCGCCGTACGGGCGGCGCACGACGGCGGGCGGGCGCCGTGGTCGCGGCACCGCGCGATCGCGCTCGGCTTCGTGGTCGAGGGCGCCGCCCGCACCTGGTACGCGGGCGACACGACGCTGTTCGACGGGATGACCGCGTTCGGGCCGCTGGATCTGGCGCTGGTCCCGGTCGGGGGCTGGGGACCGACCCTCGACCCGCACAAGCACCTGAACGCGGCCACGGGCGCGGAGGCGCTGCGACTGGTCCGGGCGTCCTGGGCGGTGCCGGTGCATTACGGGACGTTCTGGCCGTTGGGCCTGAGCCGGATCCGGCGGCACATGTTCCACGAGCCCGGCGACGCGTTCGCCCGGCACGCGGCCACGAGCTGCCCGGACACGAAGGTCCGGGTACTGGCCCACGGCGAGACGCTGACGATCGGGCCGGACGCGTGA
- a CDS encoding S1 family peptidase, with translation MLVGGALAASPAAAATTPARAAADPSFASSALAGTLDARFGTRTAGSYVDDHGAVVVNVTDAATAADVRAAGATPRYVTHSGAALAAADATLRSTLKIPGTAFAVDPVGNQVVVSADDTVTGARLATVRAIVAKLGDRARLERLPGTLSTTITGGDAIYTGGARCSLGFNVRSGNSYYFLTAGHCTNIGATWTDGSTTLGSRAGTSFPGNDYGIVAYTNANVSRPGAVGSQDITSAGTPAVNSTVYRRGSTTGTHSGRVTALNATVNYSQGTVTGLIRTTVCAEPGDSGGSLYSGSTALGLTSGGSGNCSFGGTTFFQPVVEPLSVYGVSVY, from the coding sequence ATGCTCGTGGGTGGCGCGCTGGCCGCGTCACCCGCCGCGGCCGCCACCACCCCCGCCCGCGCCGCCGCCGACCCGTCCTTCGCGTCCTCCGCGCTGGCCGGCACCCTGGACGCCCGCTTCGGCACCCGCACCGCCGGCTCCTACGTGGACGACCACGGCGCCGTGGTCGTCAACGTCACCGACGCGGCCACCGCCGCCGATGTCCGCGCGGCCGGCGCCACCCCCCGGTACGTGACCCACAGCGGCGCCGCCCTCGCCGCCGCCGACGCCACGCTCCGGTCGACCCTGAAGATCCCCGGCACGGCGTTCGCGGTCGACCCGGTCGGCAACCAGGTCGTGGTCAGCGCGGACGACACCGTCACCGGCGCCCGCCTCGCCACCGTCCGGGCCATCGTCGCCAAGCTCGGCGACCGGGCCCGCCTGGAACGCCTGCCCGGCACGCTGAGCACCACGATCACGGGCGGCGACGCCATCTACACCGGCGGAGCCCGCTGCTCGCTGGGCTTCAACGTCCGCAGCGGTAACAGCTACTACTTCCTCACCGCCGGGCACTGCACCAACATCGGTGCCACCTGGACCGACGGCTCGACGACGCTGGGTTCGCGGGCGGGCACCAGCTTCCCCGGCAACGACTACGGGATCGTCGCGTACACCAACGCGAACGTGTCGCGTCCGGGCGCCGTCGGCTCGCAGGACATCACGTCGGCCGGCACGCCGGCGGTGAACTCGACCGTGTACCGCCGGGGCAGCACCACCGGCACCCACTCGGGCCGGGTCACCGCGCTCAACGCCACGGTCAACTACTCGCAGGGCACCGTCACCGGTCTCATCCGTACGACGGTGTGCGCCGAGCCGGGCGACAGCGGCGGTTCGCTGTACTCCGGCAGCACCGCCCTGGGCCTCACCTCGGGCGGCAGCGGCAACTGCTCCTTCGGCGGCACCACGTTCTTCCAGCCGGTCGTCGAGCCCCTGTCGGTGTACGGGGTGAGCGTCTACTGA
- a CDS encoding serine hydrolase — protein MIGLGMREGGGGGGVLPVAGTFGNQPVTASVAPTPTGPSPQELARLEHARRAKALDAALRKYAASAPEFSVAVLDRKTGQRYAFRGGEAYETASVVKVQVLACLLLTAQDGDRKLTASELSLAKRMIRASDNDATTSLFSRLGRASAIGACNRRLGLTSTKVSGSWGLTRTTVDDQVKLLAKLVDKKGPLNAASRKLAFDLMSTVQPDQDWGVPAVARAGETPTVKNGWLPRSTEGNRWIINSVGRLTDTDTDVSIAVLSHGHRSMSGGITVVEKVAKLTRQHLRY, from the coding sequence TTGATCGGCCTGGGCATGCGGGAGGGCGGCGGCGGCGGCGGTGTGCTGCCCGTCGCCGGCACGTTCGGCAACCAGCCCGTCACGGCCAGCGTCGCGCCCACCCCGACCGGCCCGAGCCCGCAGGAGCTGGCCCGCCTGGAGCACGCCCGCCGGGCCAAGGCCCTCGACGCGGCGCTGAGGAAGTACGCCGCGAGCGCGCCCGAATTCTCCGTCGCGGTGCTCGACCGTAAGACCGGCCAGCGGTACGCGTTCCGCGGCGGCGAGGCGTACGAGACCGCCAGCGTGGTCAAGGTGCAGGTGCTGGCCTGCCTGCTGCTCACCGCCCAGGACGGTGACCGCAAGCTCACCGCCAGCGAGCTGTCCCTCGCCAAGCGGATGATCCGGGCCAGCGACAACGACGCCACCACCTCCCTGTTCTCCCGCCTCGGCCGGGCGAGCGCGATCGGCGCGTGCAACCGGCGCCTCGGCCTCACCTCGACCAAGGTGAGCGGCTCCTGGGGCCTGACCCGCACGACGGTCGACGACCAGGTCAAGCTGCTGGCCAAGCTGGTCGACAAGAAGGGGCCGCTGAACGCCGCCTCCCGCAAGCTCGCCTTCGACCTGATGAGCACGGTCCAGCCGGACCAGGACTGGGGTGTGCCGGCCGTGGCCCGCGCCGGTGAGACCCCGACCGTGAAGAACGGCTGGCTGCCCCGCTCGACCGAGGGCAACCGCTGGATCATCAACTCGGTCGGCCGGCTCACCGACACCGACACCGACGTCTCCATCGCGGTGCTGTCCCACGGGCACCGCAGCATGTCCGGCGGCATCACGGTGGTGGAGAAGGTCGCCAAGCTGACCCGGCAGCACCTCAGGTACTAG
- a CDS encoding diacylglycerol/lipid kinase family protein, whose product MEAPRSAVVVNPVKVPDLESLRRTVCAVLARAGWPEPEWYETTRDDAGFGQATKAVENSAEVVFVCGGDGTVTACVTALAGTDVALAVLPAGTGNLLAANLGLNSDVATAVEVAVQGGRRRIDVGVVEDRCFVVMAGMGFDAQMLQGTSETAKKHLGWLAYVAGAVKHLRDRPMPIVVSLDGGPPMRRRSRTVIVGNVGRLQGGVKLLSDADPADGLLDVAILSPDTLLHWAALAWGVVRGRPRKPLMETYTARRVEIRSGRRQPRQLDGDLIAPGASMSITLRHRALVLCVPQPDSDPDLAHDVGATRRAAHGAQDGR is encoded by the coding sequence ATGGAGGCCCCCCGATCCGCCGTCGTCGTCAATCCGGTCAAGGTTCCGGACCTGGAGTCGCTGCGCCGTACGGTCTGCGCGGTGCTGGCCCGCGCGGGCTGGCCGGAGCCGGAGTGGTACGAGACCACCCGCGACGACGCGGGATTCGGGCAGGCCACCAAGGCGGTGGAGAACTCGGCCGAGGTGGTCTTCGTGTGCGGCGGGGACGGCACCGTCACGGCCTGCGTCACCGCGCTCGCGGGCACCGATGTGGCGCTGGCCGTGCTGCCCGCCGGCACCGGGAACCTGCTGGCCGCCAACCTGGGGCTGAACTCCGACGTCGCCACCGCGGTCGAGGTGGCGGTGCAGGGTGGCCGGCGCCGCATCGACGTCGGGGTCGTCGAGGACCGGTGCTTCGTCGTGATGGCCGGGATGGGCTTCGACGCCCAGATGCTGCAGGGCACCTCCGAGACGGCCAAGAAACACCTCGGCTGGCTCGCGTACGTGGCCGGGGCGGTCAAGCACCTGCGGGACCGGCCGATGCCGATTGTCGTCTCCCTGGACGGGGGCCCGCCGATGCGGCGGCGTTCCCGTACGGTGATCGTCGGCAATGTCGGCCGCCTGCAGGGCGGCGTCAAGCTGCTCAGCGACGCCGACCCGGCCGACGGGCTGCTGGACGTGGCGATCCTGAGCCCGGACACGCTGCTGCACTGGGCCGCCCTCGCCTGGGGAGTGGTGCGCGGACGGCCGCGCAAGCCGTTGATGGAGACCTACACCGCCCGGCGGGTCGAGATCCGCAGCGGGCGCCGGCAGCCGCGCCAGCTCGACGGCGACCTCATCGCCCCCGGCGCCAGCATGTCGATCACCCTGCGGCACCGGGCCCTGGTGCTCTGTGTGCCGCAGCCCGACAGCGACCCGGACCTGGCACACGACGTCGGCGCCACGCGGCGCGCGGCACACGGCGCGCAGGACGGCCGGTGA
- a CDS encoding phosphatase PAP2 family protein yields MRHFAERSVFGLLALVAIGLGFGTLLLLVRFHWAPLQRLDHGVAEALNHLVAPHPVIVSALSEVSGIGGRPFMLRLVVLAVIVLLIRRRTRLAIYLVVAGAGALLLDPSVKTLVGRVRPIVDVPVAVAPGNSFPSGHALGSMVVYGALLLVFLPAVPRRARPYLAAATALTVFAIGVSRTALGVHYLSDVLAGWLLGAAWLGVTAYAFRVWRREAGVPVPPLEEGLEPESARQLRPAPDERQVLPHPWTGAAEIVTGWVLTFGLLYTVGYAVTHLTAGTWLASFDVGVPRWLQTFRTSGLDQLSYLWSKAGDTHAILAVCLVFCPLALALWRQWRLVLFVALSMLGELTLFLCTGAAVARPRPPVAQLDGPMPTTSFPSGHIAATMCLWSAIALLTVPRLRHWWRWVFVVLAVVMPAGVALSRMYRGEHHPTDALGALLLTVGWLSVLMWTVRPNADLAISPRRPPRGRDHRASPRTGDGPPGTADRTACPHPPGW; encoded by the coding sequence TTGCGGCACTTCGCCGAGCGCAGCGTGTTCGGCCTGCTGGCTCTGGTCGCGATCGGACTCGGGTTCGGCACGCTGCTGCTGCTCGTCCGCTTCCACTGGGCGCCCCTGCAGCGCCTCGACCACGGGGTTGCCGAAGCGCTCAACCATCTCGTCGCCCCCCATCCGGTCATCGTGTCCGCGCTGAGTGAGGTGTCCGGCATAGGTGGCCGCCCGTTCATGCTGCGGCTGGTCGTGCTGGCCGTAATCGTGCTGCTCATCCGCCGGCGGACCAGGCTGGCGATCTATCTCGTGGTGGCCGGTGCCGGGGCGTTGCTGCTCGACCCGTCCGTCAAGACGCTCGTCGGCCGGGTGCGCCCCATCGTGGACGTGCCCGTCGCCGTCGCACCCGGCAACAGCTTCCCGAGCGGGCACGCGCTCGGCTCCATGGTGGTGTACGGCGCCCTGCTGCTGGTCTTCCTGCCCGCGGTGCCCCGCCGCGCACGGCCGTATCTCGCGGCCGCCACCGCGCTGACCGTGTTCGCGATCGGGGTCAGCCGGACGGCGCTGGGCGTGCACTACCTCTCCGACGTGCTGGCGGGCTGGCTGCTCGGCGCGGCCTGGCTCGGGGTCACCGCGTACGCGTTCCGGGTGTGGCGGCGGGAGGCGGGCGTTCCGGTGCCGCCGCTGGAGGAGGGGCTCGAACCGGAGTCCGCCCGGCAGTTGCGGCCCGCGCCGGACGAACGGCAGGTGCTGCCACATCCCTGGACCGGCGCCGCCGAGATCGTCACCGGCTGGGTGCTGACCTTCGGACTGCTGTACACGGTCGGGTACGCCGTCACCCACCTGACCGCCGGCACGTGGCTGGCGTCGTTCGACGTCGGGGTCCCCCGCTGGCTGCAGACCTTCCGTACCTCCGGTCTCGACCAGCTCAGCTACCTGTGGAGCAAGGCCGGTGACACGCACGCCATCCTCGCGGTCTGCCTGGTGTTCTGCCCGCTCGCGCTGGCGCTGTGGCGGCAGTGGCGGCTGGTGCTGTTCGTCGCCCTCTCCATGCTCGGTGAGCTGACCCTGTTCCTGTGCACCGGAGCGGCCGTGGCACGGCCCCGGCCACCGGTCGCCCAGCTCGACGGCCCCATGCCGACCACGTCGTTCCCATCCGGGCACATCGCCGCCACGATGTGCCTGTGGAGCGCGATCGCGCTGCTGACCGTCCCCCGGCTACGGCACTGGTGGCGCTGGGTGTTCGTCGTCCTGGCCGTGGTCATGCCCGCGGGCGTGGCGCTGTCACGGATGTACCGCGGCGAGCACCACCCCACCGACGCGCTCGGCGCACTGCTGCTCACCGTGGGTTGGCTCAGCGTCCTGATGTGGACGGTACGACCCAACGCGGACCTGGCGATCAGTCCGCGACGGCCACCACGCGGTCGCGACCACCGCGCTTCGCCGCGTACAGGCGACGGTCCGCCTGGGACAGCAGACCGGACGGCGTGCCCACACCCTCCGGGGTGGTGA
- a CDS encoding DedA family protein, giving the protein MISTLQALSWLFLVVSFGAIVPVVPTGAAVSGAAALAMHTHPLTIVLVIAVGAAGAYAGDLVMYAMCRAGGEQLARRLRWLRDQERLAAMKVRLHRSQVPVLVVSRLLPGGRVPVLLAAAVLGLSWRTFVVANAPACLLWSVLYAGIGVAGGSIFPEPWQGVLAAIVLVVLITQVVSLVNRRRAAREPAPANGDTSPSDTCAER; this is encoded by the coding sequence GTGATCAGCACCCTGCAGGCCCTGAGCTGGCTGTTCCTCGTGGTGTCGTTCGGGGCCATCGTGCCGGTGGTGCCCACCGGGGCGGCGGTCAGCGGGGCCGCGGCGCTGGCGATGCACACCCACCCGCTGACGATCGTGCTGGTGATCGCGGTCGGCGCCGCCGGGGCGTACGCGGGTGATCTGGTCATGTACGCGATGTGCCGGGCCGGCGGCGAGCAGCTGGCCCGGCGCCTGCGCTGGCTGCGCGATCAGGAGCGGCTGGCCGCGATGAAGGTGCGGCTGCACCGCAGCCAGGTCCCGGTGCTGGTGGTGTCCCGGCTGCTGCCCGGCGGCCGGGTGCCAGTGCTGCTGGCCGCCGCCGTCCTGGGGCTGAGCTGGCGCACGTTCGTGGTGGCCAACGCGCCGGCCTGCCTGCTGTGGTCCGTGCTGTACGCCGGGATCGGCGTGGCCGGCGGCTCCATCTTCCCGGAGCCGTGGCAGGGGGTGCTGGCCGCGATCGTCCTGGTCGTGCTGATCACCCAGGTGGTGAGCCTGGTCAACCGGCGCCGGGCCGCCCGGGAGCCGGCCCCCGCAAACGGGGACACCAGCCCGTCGGACACCTGCGCCGAACGCTGA
- a CDS encoding cytochrome P450 — MTAETPVQSTRKVARGELAPGCPAHADADGTWRVQDFATARALLRSTETRQAGFNIENARKLEGKMRLPVLYRDGAEHREHRRQTAKYFTPKKVDTAYRGFMQRLAQQQCDELSRRGEADLSHLSFELAVAVAAEVIGLTDGGAGMARRLERFFAEQGGTPGWRNPGAAVRALRGNVNLGKFYWFDVRPSIAARRAARRDDLISHLIDEGCSASEILGECVTFAAAGMVTTREFITLAAWHLLTDDELRHDYTGGDESRRVAILHEILRLEPVVSDLYRTTTAELELPSAQGPVTIPAGVRVDVGVAAANLDGAAVGAEPGAVCPGRALPDGVGGAGLAFGDGPHRCPGAYIAIQETETFLTRLLALPGLRMVGPPQVRLRPEIASYELVGLRLRVG; from the coding sequence ATGACCGCCGAGACCCCGGTCCAATCGACCCGCAAGGTGGCCCGAGGCGAGCTGGCACCGGGCTGCCCGGCGCACGCCGATGCCGACGGGACCTGGCGGGTTCAGGACTTCGCCACCGCCCGCGCGCTGCTGCGCAGCACCGAGACGCGGCAGGCGGGCTTCAACATCGAGAACGCGCGCAAGCTCGAGGGCAAGATGCGCCTGCCGGTGCTGTACCGCGACGGCGCCGAGCACCGGGAGCACCGCCGCCAGACCGCGAAGTACTTCACCCCGAAGAAGGTGGACACGGCGTACCGCGGGTTCATGCAGCGGCTGGCCCAGCAGCAGTGCGACGAGCTGAGCCGCCGCGGCGAGGCGGACCTGTCGCACCTGTCGTTCGAGCTGGCGGTGGCCGTCGCGGCCGAGGTCATCGGCCTGACCGACGGCGGCGCGGGGATGGCGCGGCGGCTGGAACGCTTCTTCGCCGAGCAGGGCGGCACCCCGGGCTGGCGGAATCCGGGCGCGGCCGTGCGCGCGCTGCGCGGCAACGTCAACCTCGGCAAGTTCTACTGGTTCGACGTACGGCCCTCGATCGCGGCCCGGCGCGCGGCGCGCCGCGACGACCTCATCTCCCACCTGATCGACGAGGGCTGCTCCGCGAGCGAGATCCTCGGCGAGTGCGTCACCTTCGCCGCCGCCGGGATGGTGACGACCCGCGAGTTCATCACGCTCGCCGCCTGGCACCTGCTCACCGACGACGAGCTGCGCCACGACTACACCGGGGGCGACGAGTCCCGGCGGGTGGCGATCCTGCACGAGATCCTGCGCCTGGAGCCGGTGGTCAGCGACCTGTACCGGACCACCACGGCCGAGCTGGAGCTGCCGAGTGCGCAGGGTCCGGTGACCATCCCCGCCGGGGTCCGGGTCGACGTCGGCGTCGCCGCCGCGAACCTCGACGGCGCCGCGGTCGGTGCCGAGCCCGGCGCGGTCTGCCCCGGCCGGGCGCTGCCCGACGGGGTCGGGGGTGCGGGGCTGGCCTTCGGCGACGGCCCGCATCGCTGCCCCGGCGCGTACATCGCGATCCAGGAGACCGAGACGTTCCTGACCCGGCTGCTGGCGCTGCCCGGCCTGCGGATGGTCGGCCCGCCGCAGGTCCGCCTGCGGCCCGAGATCGCCTCGTACGAGCTGGTCGGCCTGCGCCTGCGGGTCGGCTGA
- a CDS encoding FAD/NAD(P)-binding protein → MGRRTVVVVGGGCAGVLAAREVLRAGDDDVVLIEPGQLGGGIAYGAAQPWHLLNSRAGAMSADPDDPGHFVRWARERGLGADPDAFLSRHDYGRYLRDAFDEAVAAHPGRCTVRRAPVRSLYPGRTGVAVSLADGTIVFADHVILAVGGPAGARPPGIPARLAGHPAYVADPWRPGALAAIPERAPVLLVGTGLTAVDIALTLTADGGGRTVVAVSRRGRLPLSHTATAAPPTVPALAECRTLRDVVRTVRACAGQAGDWRTVVDGLRPHLDRLWCALSPAEQDAFLRHLARPWECHRHRMAPQVAERIAALRAAGALAVRAGGLAGLAPAPGGGLMADLDGRARRFAAIVNCTGPGRLPGAALPLVGALLRAGFARVGPHGLGLDIDPAGRVVAGDGSVQPRLWLVGPLRRGALWETTAVPEIRTQARGIAVDLSSTGALKVAA, encoded by the coding sequence ATGGGGCGACGGACCGTGGTCGTGGTCGGGGGCGGATGTGCCGGCGTACTGGCCGCACGCGAGGTGTTGCGCGCCGGTGACGACGACGTGGTGCTGATCGAGCCGGGGCAGCTGGGCGGCGGGATCGCGTACGGCGCCGCACAGCCGTGGCACCTGCTCAACTCGCGGGCCGGTGCGATGAGCGCCGACCCGGACGACCCGGGCCACTTCGTCCGCTGGGCCCGCGAGCGCGGCCTCGGCGCCGACCCCGACGCGTTCCTGAGCCGCCACGACTACGGCCGGTACCTGCGCGACGCCTTCGACGAGGCCGTCGCCGCGCACCCCGGCCGGTGTACCGTCCGCCGCGCCCCCGTACGGTCGCTGTATCCCGGCCGCACCGGCGTGGCGGTGTCCCTCGCCGACGGCACCATCGTCTTCGCCGACCACGTCATCCTCGCCGTGGGCGGTCCCGCCGGGGCCCGGCCGCCCGGCATCCCCGCCCGCCTCGCGGGCCACCCCGCGTACGTGGCCGACCCGTGGCGTCCCGGCGCGCTGGCGGCGATCCCGGAGCGGGCGCCGGTCCTGCTGGTCGGCACCGGGCTGACCGCGGTCGACATCGCCCTGACCCTCACCGCCGACGGCGGCGGGCGCACGGTCGTCGCCGTGAGCCGTCGCGGCCGCCTCCCGCTGAGTCACACCGCGACCGCCGCCCCGCCCACCGTGCCCGCGCTCGCCGAGTGCCGCACCCTGCGCGACGTGGTACGGACCGTGCGCGCCTGCGCCGGTCAGGCCGGGGACTGGCGGACCGTGGTGGACGGCCTGCGCCCGCACCTGGACCGGCTGTGGTGCGCGCTCAGCCCGGCCGAACAGGACGCGTTCCTGCGTCACCTGGCCCGCCCGTGGGAGTGCCACCGGCACCGGATGGCGCCGCAGGTGGCCGAGCGCATCGCCGCGTTGCGCGCCGCGGGCGCTCTGGCGGTCCGGGCCGGCGGCCTCGCGGGCCTGGCCCCGGCGCCCGGCGGCGGGCTCATGGCCGACCTGGACGGGCGGGCGCGCCGGTTCGCGGCGATCGTCAACTGCACCGGACCGGGCCGGCTGCCCGGCGCGGCGCTCCCGCTGGTCGGTGCGCTGCTGCGGGCCGGTTTCGCCCGGGTCGGGCCGCACGGGCTGGGCCTCGACATCGACCCGGCCGGCCGGGTGGTGGCTGGTGACGGCTCGGTGCAGCCGCGGCTGTGGCTGGTCGGCCCGCTGCGCCGGGGCGCGCTGTGGGAGACGACCGCGGTGCCCGAGATCCGTACGCAGGCCCGGGGGATCGCGGTGGATCTGAGCTCCACCGGGGCCCTGAAGGTGGCGGCCTGA
- a CDS encoding YihY/virulence factor BrkB family protein: MSSAEPVPETRTMPGDELSADDAFLALRHYGRWPLVRDAFIRFRYGDGFSHARAFALQLCLAIVPFLIALSGLASDLGAEEGGRVVADTVLALTPGASEPLVRDLLADDDRISDAGEVALVLGLLTGLVALTTAMAQVERGANRIYGVERDRPALAKYVRAAVLALVAGLPALGGFLLLVAGRAAGDSMADHFGWSGGMRLAWDVVRWPVSLGLIVLAVGMLFRHTPRRRQPALSWLLFGATVTTILWWLASLLLAGYVRVSDGFGATYGPLTAVMGLLLWANLTGVTFFLGLAFAAQLEARRVGVRRPAQEDQWEPAEETPWVPGPRDGGVRSDATG, from the coding sequence GTGAGCTCGGCGGAGCCGGTGCCCGAGACCAGGACGATGCCGGGCGACGAGTTGTCGGCCGACGACGCCTTCCTCGCCCTGCGCCACTACGGCCGCTGGCCGCTGGTGCGCGACGCGTTCATCCGGTTCCGGTACGGCGACGGGTTCAGCCACGCCCGCGCGTTCGCGCTGCAGCTGTGCCTGGCCATCGTCCCGTTCCTCATTGCACTGTCCGGGCTGGCCTCGGACCTGGGCGCCGAGGAGGGCGGGCGGGTCGTCGCCGACACCGTCCTGGCGCTCACCCCCGGCGCCAGCGAGCCGCTCGTGCGCGACCTGCTGGCCGACGACGACCGCATCTCGGACGCGGGCGAGGTCGCCCTCGTGCTCGGCCTGCTCACCGGCCTGGTGGCGCTCACCACGGCGATGGCCCAGGTGGAACGTGGCGCCAACCGCATCTACGGGGTCGAACGGGACCGGCCGGCGCTCGCCAAGTACGTCCGCGCGGCCGTCCTGGCCCTCGTGGCGGGCCTGCCCGCGCTCGGCGGCTTCCTGCTGCTGGTGGCCGGACGGGCCGCGGGCGACTCGATGGCCGACCACTTCGGCTGGTCCGGCGGCATGCGGCTGGCCTGGGACGTCGTCCGCTGGCCGGTCAGCCTCGGGCTCATCGTGCTGGCCGTGGGCATGCTGTTCCGCCACACGCCGCGCCGCCGGCAGCCCGCGCTGTCCTGGCTGCTGTTCGGCGCGACCGTCACCACGATCCTGTGGTGGCTGGCCAGCCTGCTGCTGGCCGGGTACGTCCGGGTCAGCGACGGCTTCGGCGCCACGTACGGCCCGCTCACGGCGGTCATGGGCCTGCTGCTGTGGGCCAACCTCACCGGCGTGACGTTCTTCCTGGGGCTGGCGTTCGCGGCCCAGCTGGAGGCCCGCCGCGTCGGGGTGCGCCGCCCGGCGCAGGAGGACCAGTGGGAGCCGGCCGAGGAGACGCCGTGGGTCCCGGGCCCACGCGACGGTGGTGTACGCAGCGACGCGACCGGGTAG
- a CDS encoding response regulator → MIRVLLVDDQPLIRAGLRMLCDAEEDLSVIGEADNGRDAVALAGRLAPDVIVMDLRMPGMDGITATGRILAERPAARILVLTTFGDDDHLYPALTAGACGFLLKDAPPSELLDGIRRAAAGDSPFSQQVLRRLVRRAVDARVEEPRPAAGLTTREREVLDLVAEGLSNIEIAERLHIGVTTVKTHVTSLMTKTDSPNRVRLALYARGVA, encoded by the coding sequence GTGATCCGCGTCCTGCTGGTCGACGACCAGCCGCTGATCCGGGCGGGCCTGCGGATGCTCTGCGACGCCGAGGAGGACCTCAGCGTGATCGGGGAGGCGGACAACGGGCGGGACGCGGTGGCGCTGGCCGGCCGCCTGGCGCCGGACGTGATCGTGATGGACCTGCGCATGCCGGGAATGGACGGCATCACGGCGACCGGGCGGATCCTCGCCGAGCGGCCGGCCGCCCGGATTCTCGTGCTCACCACGTTCGGTGACGATGACCATCTCTATCCGGCGCTGACCGCCGGGGCGTGCGGGTTCCTGCTCAAGGACGCGCCGCCGAGCGAGTTGCTCGACGGCATCCGCCGGGCGGCGGCGGGGGACAGCCCGTTCAGCCAGCAGGTGCTGCGGCGGCTGGTGCGGCGGGCCGTGGACGCCCGGGTGGAGGAGCCCCGCCCGGCGGCCGGGCTGACCACCCGCGAGCGTGAGGTGCTGGATCTGGTGGCCGAGGGACTGTCCAACATCGAGATCGCGGAACGGCTGCACATCGGGGTGACGACGGTGAAGACGCACGTCACGAGCCTGATGACAAAGACGGACAGCCCGAACCGGGTCCGTCTGGCCCTGTACGCCCGCGGCGTCGCCTGA